A single genomic interval of Gemmatimonadota bacterium harbors:
- a CDS encoding MotA/TolQ/ExbB proton channel family protein: MTLASLLLFQARPPTSILDMVVGGTLPTRIVLLILVAASLFTWWLIFHKWKQFREVRLQGDRFLEYMERAQRLDDAYKAILSLPESPYGRVFRQGVNFFSELRPGALREGATPTEGLSLTQLEALRLVLEKEEAEERDELAHGLGWLATIGSVAPLLGLMGTVIGIMNAFLGITSAGSSNIMAVAPGVAEALITTVAGLAVAIPAVIAYNHFVAQLNLVSGELEGFSSEFIGTLAREGLI; the protein is encoded by the coding sequence ATGACCCTGGCGTCTCTATTGCTGTTCCAGGCGCGTCCGCCCACGAGTATCCTCGACATGGTGGTCGGTGGCACGCTCCCGACCCGGATCGTCTTGCTCATCCTCGTGGCGGCGTCACTCTTCACATGGTGGCTGATCTTCCACAAGTGGAAGCAGTTCCGAGAGGTCCGTCTGCAGGGCGACCGCTTCCTCGAGTACATGGAGCGCGCTCAGCGGCTCGATGACGCGTACAAGGCGATTCTTTCGCTGCCGGAGTCTCCGTACGGCCGGGTCTTCCGCCAGGGCGTGAACTTCTTCAGCGAGCTGCGCCCCGGCGCGCTCCGCGAGGGCGCGACACCTACCGAGGGCCTCTCGCTGACTCAGCTCGAGGCGCTGAGGCTCGTGCTGGAGAAAGAGGAAGCAGAAGAGCGAGACGAGCTCGCGCACGGGCTCGGCTGGCTCGCGACCATCGGGTCGGTCGCCCCGCTCCTGGGGCTCATGGGCACCGTCATCGGCATCATGAACGCCTTCCTGGGCATCACGTCGGCCGGCTCGAGCAACATCATGGCCGTCGCACCTGGCGTCGCCGAGGCGCTCATCACGACGGTCGCCGGCCTCGCGGTCGCGATTCCCGCGGTGATCGCCTACAACCATTTCGTGGCACAGCTGAACCTGGTGAGCGGGGAGCTAGAGGGCTTCTCGAGCGAGTTCATCGGCACGCTGGCGCGGGAGGGTCTGATCTAG
- a CDS encoding biopolymer transporter ExbD, whose product MSLGTRRRARGSRSDLPVNAEINVTSLVDVAFTLLVIFMITMPIMQGGIEVSVPKADVQPLTSQDRPFFITVIADGTIYMEESVVTIEQLVSGLAQLLSAGTIERVYLRVDSLAPFGPVLRAIATTANSGVGWSLVGEPYTGN is encoded by the coding sequence GTGAGCCTGGGAACCCGCCGACGGGCGCGCGGAAGCCGGTCGGACCTTCCGGTCAACGCGGAGATCAACGTCACCAGCCTGGTCGACGTGGCATTCACACTGCTCGTGATCTTCATGATCACGATGCCGATCATGCAGGGCGGTATCGAGGTATCGGTTCCGAAGGCGGACGTGCAGCCGCTGACGTCCCAGGATCGGCCCTTCTTTATTACGGTGATTGCGGACGGTACGATCTATATGGAGGAGAGCGTGGTCACGATCGAGCAACTCGTGTCCGGGCTAGCCCAGTTGCTGAGCGCCGGTACCATCGAGCGCGTCTACCTCCGGGTGGATTCGCTCGCGCCGTTCGGCCCGGTGCTGCGCGCGATCGCGACAACCGCCAACAGCGGGGTCGGCTGGTCCTTGGTCGGCGAGCCCTACACCGGGAACTGA